ACTTAGAGAAAATAATTCGCGACCAGTTGAACGCTAGTTCCATGTTTCTTCTATTTTCTGAGtatttttactttatttcatcCAGTATGAAGATTTGCAAAGAATAGGATCAGAATAGAATGTAGGAATAGAATGTAAGAAAAGTATGATAATTCAAAGTTTGCAATTATGTTATTGaacatttaacaaaatacaaaattcatttACTACGCGATTGATTCTATAaggatacaaaaaaaaatagaaaaaaaatcttccaaTAAGTCCCTTATtgttacaaaacaatatatagtTCAAGTTAAAgtcaaaaaaataaatcagTGCCTAATTGCCACGTCCGACATTTCTATCCATTTCTATCACAGACACCAGATATTTCAGTTCCACTCATCATGGACATCAGATAGCTCACTTCTGCAGTTCAATTTATAACAGACACTAGATATTTCAGTTCCGTTTATCATGGACATCTCTCAGTTCTGCATATCATAGAACTCAGATATTACAGTTCTGCATATAACAGACACCAAGTATCTCAGTTCTGTCTATCAAAAGACACCAAATATCTCAGTTCTGTCTATCACAGACgtcagatatctcagttctgtatatcacagacacCAAATATCTCAGTtctgtatatcacagacacCAAATATCTCAGTTATGTATATCACAGACGTCAGATATCTTACATGTACTTCTGGATATTACGgacaccagatatctcagttttGCATTTCACAGACATCAGATATTTCAGTTCTGTATATCAGGGACATCAGATATCTGAGTTCTGTATATCACAGGCACCATATACCTCAGTTCTGCATATAACAGACACAAAATATCTCAGTTCTGTCTATCACAGACACCAAATATCTCACTTCTGCATATCACGGACatcagatatctcagttctgtATATCATCAGACACCAGATATCTTTGTTCTGTATATCACAGTCACCATATACCTCAGTTCTGTATATTACAGACACAAGATATCTCAGTTCTGcatatgtatatcacagacacaaGATATCTCAGTTCTGCATATCACAGACACAAGATATCTCAGTTCTGCATATCACAgacaccagatatctcagttcagtaacaaaaatgatatagaacagcaaacaaaataattttaaaatatttctattcaTTTACTACGCGATCGATTTTATAAGGATAcaaaaaaatagagaaaaaaaatccaagaagTCCCTTATTgtttcaaaacaatatatatttcaagttAAAGTCAAAAAAATAATTCAGTGTCTTATTGCCACGTCCGACATTTCTATCCATTCcataatatttgttattttgtcttTTAACGTTTGTAATTCTATTTTTAGGTATAGACAATACACCGATTTCTCCACGTCTTTATACACAATAGATAAATGACATTCCCAGGTTTTCCTTAACATATATGAGCTGGAGTAGTAATGAGACGCGATGAGTGATTTAAACTTTTCGGAATTGGAGTACGTAATGTGATAATCCACAAGATCGGTGTTAGTTGCCACTATACCAAGACGACTGGCCACAATCCCGAGGTAAACATCCTCCATGCGGATTGGTTTTGTGTACGGAATTGCTACACTCATCTCCAACACCGTTCTCATGGACATAATCACAAACCCCCCGAATATGTAGTCTGGGTAGGAATTGAACGCGTACTCCTCCTTTGACATGACCCATTTGTTTTCCCAGGCGTCCTCTTCCTCTTGCCGAAATGGTTTCGTGTTGTGGTACATGTGTCCGTGATAGAGTCGCTCAGCGTCCTCTGGTGACATGTCCTTCAGATGCTGAATCAGGAGGTCGGTGGCCACATACATATCGTCATCAACAGACACCATGAAGTCAGCCTCGTTACAGTGGGCCACGGCCCAGTTGATGCCGCTGGTTGTTTTGAGCGTCAGATTGTTGTAAGAGTCCATGTAGTCCATTAGGAGAACATCTTTGTATTTCAAGGATTCCTGTTTGATTTTTCGCATTGTTTTCGAGTCCTGTGATATCCCTATGGAAAATACAGTGCGCATGTTCGGGAATCTTTTCTCGTCTGCCCATGTTTCGCGTATTGTCTTCCTTTTCATAAAATTGTCTGGCCGTGTCTTCACCACGAACAGTAAGAACACACTACCACCCTTGTACCTCTTACATTTCTGTGTAGGGTTGATGACCGGCGAGTATTTCCATGGATTGATTGGGTTGCTTGGGAGGTAACCGCCTTTTGCAAATGTCTCAACTAGATTTCCCACATCAACTCTCTGAGGATACTTCAATGGATCGAACGGAAGCTGTTTACCGTTTTGTAGGTTTTCTTCGGACACCACCTTATTTCCATCATTAATGTCGATACCTTCATTTTCAAGTTTTAACAACAATCCGTAAAGTTCCTTCACTAGTGCCTGGTGCTGATCATCCCCTGTATCATACTGTTTGCTgagtgttttgtttttgtcgCCATCTTTGAAAACGTCCTGAATTTTTCGCAACCGCTTCATTATACCTCCACCATGAGAACCCTTCTCTGTCAATAGAGGTTTGTTAACCTCCTCCTTTTCATGTAGATCATCACTAGCTTGTTCTTCAATTTCAGCAGGTGGTTCATCACGCTCATTCCGCGGTACTTTCATTTTCTCTTTGTCGTCCACTATAACTAAACTCTGGAGTCTTCTATTGTCCCTGAAGAATGGATCCCTCACAGACGAGCGTACTACACGAATGCCCTCGTTGACATCGTCCCTGTGTTCCAGCCCACTAGTATGTACAGTGTTAATCCCTGTACTGTTCGTTTTTAACTGGACTTGGAATATCCCTAACATCACCAGAGTCAGAACACACAAACCAAGGAAAACCTTCTTCCGGTTCCTGAAACGCCATCTGGACAGAAGTGATATCCATCGTGACATATCCATGACTGAATATAATGAAGTAAATCGCTTCGCATTTACACT
This portion of the Argopecten irradians isolate NY chromosome 6, Ai_NY, whole genome shotgun sequence genome encodes:
- the LOC138325743 gene encoding lactosylceramide 1,3-N-acetyl-beta-D-glucosaminyltransferase B-like — its product is MDMSRWISLLSRWRFRNRKKVFLGLCVLTLVMLGIFQVQLKTNSTGINTVHTSGLEHRDDVNEGIRVVRSSVRDPFFRDNRRLQSLVIVDDKEKMKVPRNERDEPPAEIEEQASDDLHEKEEVNKPLLTEKGSHGGGIMKRLRKIQDVFKDGDKNKTLSKQYDTGDDQHQALVKELYGLLLKLENEGIDINDGNKVVSEENLQNGKQLPFDPLKYPQRVDVGNLVETFAKGGYLPSNPINPWKYSPVINPTQKCKRYKGGSVFLLFVVKTRPDNFMKRKTIRETWADEKRFPNMRTVFSIGISQDSKTMRKIKQESLKYKDVLLMDYMDSYNNLTLKTTSGINWAVAHCNEADFMVSVDDDMYVATDLLIQHLKDMSPEDAERLYHGHMYHNTKPFRQEEEDAWENKWVMSKEEYAFNSYPDYIFGGFVIMSMRTVLEMSVAIPYTKPIRMEDVYLGIVASRLGIVATNTDLVDYHITYSNSEKFKSLIASHYYSSSYMLRKTWECHLSIVYKDVEKSVYCLYLKIELQTLKDKITNIMEWIEMSDVAIRH